From the genome of Solidesulfovibrio carbinolicus, one region includes:
- a CDS encoding sensor histidine kinase, whose amino-acid sequence MTQGSGERAETYCVLDADEREYLVGVVGAGPGFDTILEIVAGEEFREFLPPMQLAGLVGLPADDPRRRGALLSGVPVYPDCRALFAAHPAINLVVELRSGVSRRELLDAMPPGASLIDNTASFFLCALSNAVSVGAHCRMRLDHQKLLLEAIVDVVQEDIALLSAAGTVVDLNRNILHRLGQPKELLVGQPCSVLRSGPDDPPFCDPDDPACPFRLALATGKKAERLHTAVSADGRLRYYRTYTYPIADASGKIGHVVVFRRDITDRTVGEISARQAERIETMGRLSSYLAHELRNPMFAASGFARRLANMESLPEAARERAGIVVAELTRMEALLKQFLEFARPVGQAVPGRADADADANRAVLAAVEAVRPEAEAKGIGFALALVPGVAAVAFEPALLKQCVVNLLRNAMDAMIHGGVVRVSSGRDADRVRVRVADSGRGLTHDNLENMFSPFYKADHCEYGLGLAMVKKVVDDFGGAVEAAGEPGGGCAITLHLPPALAGGGADAATAPGGTP is encoded by the coding sequence ATGACGCAGGGGAGTGGAGAGCGGGCGGAAACGTACTGCGTCCTGGACGCCGACGAACGGGAGTACCTGGTCGGCGTGGTCGGCGCGGGACCGGGTTTCGACACCATTTTGGAGATCGTGGCCGGCGAGGAATTCCGGGAATTTTTGCCGCCCATGCAGTTGGCCGGCCTGGTCGGGCTGCCGGCCGACGATCCCCGGCGGCGCGGGGCGCTGCTGTCCGGCGTGCCGGTCTATCCCGACTGCCGGGCGCTTTTCGCCGCCCATCCGGCGATTAATCTCGTGGTGGAGCTGCGAAGCGGCGTTTCCCGCCGGGAGCTCCTCGACGCCATGCCGCCGGGCGCGTCGCTTATCGACAACACGGCCTCCTTTTTCCTGTGCGCCCTGAGCAACGCCGTGTCCGTGGGCGCGCACTGCCGGATGCGCCTGGACCACCAAAAGCTTTTGCTGGAAGCCATCGTGGACGTGGTCCAGGAGGACATCGCCCTGCTGTCCGCCGCCGGCACGGTGGTGGACCTTAACCGCAATATCCTGCACCGCCTGGGCCAGCCCAAGGAATTGCTCGTGGGCCAGCCCTGTTCGGTGCTGCGTTCCGGCCCGGACGATCCGCCGTTTTGCGACCCCGACGACCCGGCCTGTCCGTTCCGGCTGGCCCTGGCCACGGGCAAAAAGGCCGAGCGCCTGCATACCGCCGTTTCGGCCGACGGCCGGCTTCGCTACTACCGCACCTACACCTACCCCATCGCCGACGCCTCGGGCAAAATCGGCCATGTGGTGGTCTTTCGCCGCGACATCACCGACCGCACCGTGGGCGAAATCAGCGCCCGCCAGGCCGAGCGCATCGAGACCATGGGCCGGCTGTCTTCCTATCTGGCCCACGAGCTGCGCAACCCCATGTTCGCGGCCAGCGGCTTTGCCCGCCGTCTGGCCAACATGGAATCCTTGCCCGAGGCGGCCCGGGAACGGGCCGGCATCGTGGTGGCCGAGCTGACCCGCATGGAAGCCCTGCTCAAGCAGTTCCTGGAGTTCGCCCGCCCCGTGGGCCAGGCCGTGCCCGGCCGGGCCGACGCCGACGCCGACGCCAATCGGGCCGTGCTGGCCGCCGTGGAAGCCGTGCGTCCCGAAGCCGAGGCCAAGGGCATCGGCTTTGCCCTGGCCCTGGTTCCGGGCGTGGCCGCCGTGGCCTTCGAGCCGGCGCTGTTAAAGCAGTGCGTGGTCAATCTCTTGCGAAACGCCATGGACGCCATGATCCACGGCGGCGTGGTGCGGGTGTCCAGCGGCCGCGACGCCGACCGGGTGCGGGTGCGCGTGGCCGACAGCGGCCGGGGGCTCACCCACGACAATCTCGAAAACATGTTCAGCCCCTTTTACAAGGCCGACCACTGCGAATACGGCCTGGGGCTGGCCATGGTCAAAAAGGTGGTGGACGACTTCGGCGGCGCGGTGGAAGCCGCCGGAGAGCCCGGCGGCGGCTGCGCCATCACCCTGCACCTGCCCCCGGCCCTGGCCGGCGGCGGAGCCGACGCCGCGACTGCGCCGGGAGGCACGCCATGA
- a CDS encoding permease: MNALHNLDLFAQATLSIVLEAVPFLLLGSVASGLVEAYVPRDRLTRLLPKGRLASTLVGLGIGALTPCCECGVVFLARRLIGKGVPPGAAVAFMLAAPVINPVSLLATLVAFRGDPTMAIWRCVLVIVAGLVVGYWAGGRDALSLLRDPAAAAPACGCGHDHGPEGHAHHHGPATLPGTPFGSLADALPLAAVIPNRRDKVASAMRHAMADFLDMAKVLILGSMVAAAFKAYVPVSVVMALENDLVLAIPGMMALAVVLSLCSQADAFVAASFSTFPAAAKLAFLALGPMLDLKLLLMWRQVFTPRLTRVLAIVPAAIVFVACVIYGIITGGAS, encoded by the coding sequence ATGAACGCCCTGCACAATCTCGATCTGTTTGCCCAGGCCACGCTCTCCATCGTGCTGGAGGCCGTGCCGTTTCTGCTGCTGGGGTCCGTGGCCTCGGGGCTGGTTGAAGCCTACGTGCCCCGCGACCGCTTGACGCGGCTTTTGCCCAAGGGCCGGCTGGCCTCCACCCTGGTGGGCCTTGGCATCGGCGCGCTGACCCCGTGCTGCGAATGCGGCGTGGTCTTTCTGGCCCGCCGGCTCATCGGCAAAGGCGTGCCGCCCGGCGCGGCGGTCGCCTTCATGCTGGCCGCGCCGGTCATCAATCCCGTGTCGCTTTTAGCCACCCTGGTGGCCTTCCGGGGCGATCCGACCATGGCCATCTGGCGCTGCGTCCTGGTCATCGTCGCCGGCCTTGTCGTCGGCTACTGGGCCGGCGGCCGCGACGCTCTGTCGCTCCTGCGCGATCCCGCCGCCGCCGCCCCGGCCTGCGGCTGCGGCCATGACCACGGCCCCGAAGGCCACGCCCACCACCACGGGCCGGCAACCCTTCCGGGCACGCCCTTCGGGTCCCTCGCCGACGCCCTGCCCCTGGCCGCCGTCATCCCCAACCGCCGCGACAAGGTCGCCTCAGCCATGCGCCACGCCATGGCCGACTTCCTGGACATGGCCAAGGTGCTGATCCTGGGCTCCATGGTGGCGGCGGCGTTTAAGGCCTATGTCCCTGTTTCCGTGGTCATGGCCCTGGAAAACGACCTCGTCCTGGCCATCCCGGGCATGATGGCCCTGGCCGTGGTGCTCTCGCTGTGCTCCCAGGCCGACGCCTTCGTGGCCGCCTCGTTTTCCACCTTCCCGGCCGCGGCCAAGCTCGCCTTCCTGGCCCTGGGTCCCATGCTCGACCTCAAGCTCCTGCTCATGTGGCGGCAGGTGTTCACCCCGCGCCTGACCCGGGTGCTCGCCATTGTTCCAGCCGCCATCGTCTTTGTCGCCTGCGTCATCTACGGCATCATCACCGGAGGCGCGTCATGA
- a CDS encoding TIGR03943 family putative permease subunit has translation MTGLLASLAARCDGLAMLALAGFMGWLATIGNYWMYLNPKFKPVTLAAAVVLAVLGAYATLRPVARASLGRGLCYLALACLVWFSEGGLQTLSANDDSDVFSVAPSLPPPEIAPVPERLRASGQDYVPINTGELYDVAAKGPGPAFERPYAVRGFVHRSPELDAQGEFVLYRLAVWCCFADGTAVGFRVKTPPGQEPPADKSWVIAYGHLAVIPENDRQDIILPGMSFSSVSAAALLATDTVEAKELIPEETYMFEWRQAEPYAF, from the coding sequence ATGACAGGGCTTCTCGCCTCCCTGGCCGCCCGCTGCGACGGCCTGGCCATGCTGGCCCTGGCCGGGTTCATGGGCTGGCTGGCGACCATCGGCAATTACTGGATGTACTTAAATCCCAAGTTCAAGCCGGTCACCCTTGCCGCCGCCGTGGTCCTGGCCGTGCTGGGGGCCTACGCAACCCTGCGTCCCGTGGCCAGGGCGAGCCTTGGCCGGGGCCTATGCTACCTCGCCCTGGCCTGCCTCGTGTGGTTCTCCGAAGGCGGCCTGCAAACACTCTCGGCCAACGACGACAGCGACGTTTTCAGCGTCGCGCCCAGCCTGCCCCCCCCCGAAATCGCCCCGGTCCCCGAACGCCTGCGCGCCAGCGGCCAGGACTACGTCCCCATCAACACCGGCGAACTTTACGACGTGGCCGCCAAAGGGCCCGGCCCCGCCTTCGAGCGCCCTTACGCCGTGCGCGGCTTCGTCCACCGTAGTCCCGAACTCGACGCTCAAGGGGAGTTCGTCCTCTACCGACTGGCCGTCTGGTGCTGCTTTGCCGACGGCACGGCCGTGGGGTTTCGCGTGAAAACGCCGCCCGGCCAGGAACCGCCGGCCGACAAAAGCTGGGTCATCGCCTACGGCCATCTGGCCGTCATCCCGGAAAACGACCGCCAGGACATCATCCTGCCCGGCATGAGCTTTTCCTCGGTATCGGCGGCGGCGCTGCTGGCGACGGATACGGTGGAAGCCAAGGAACTGATCCCGGAAGAAACGTACATGTTCGAATGGCGGCAGGCCGAGCCGTACGCGTTTTGA
- a CDS encoding [FeFe] hydrogenase, group A: protein MSRVEMEKIFYEMQSPDPKADPDKLFFIKIDESKCIGCDSCMGYCPTGAIYGETGEPHNIPHVEACINCGQCLTHCPVSAIYEEQSWVPVIEQKLKDKNVKVIAMPAPAVRYGLGDCFGMPVGAVTTDKMLGALQKLGFDHTWDNEWTADVTIWEEGSEFVGRLTKKIDKPLPQFTSCCPGWHKYVETFYPELFPHMSTCKSPIGMLGSLAKTYGADTMKYKRADVFTVSIMPCTAKKYEGMRPANWSSGYQDIDATIDTRELAYLFKKAGIDLNTVAPGQRDALMGESTGGATIFGVTGGVMEAALRYAYQAVTGKAPESWDFKAVRGLKGLKEATVNVGGTDVKVAVVHGAKRFAEVCEVVKAGKSPWHFIEFMACPGGCVMGGGQPIMPTVLQSMDRRTTKFYASLKKRLALYNEQKA, encoded by the coding sequence ATGAGCCGCGTTGAAATGGAGAAAATCTTCTACGAAATGCAGTCTCCGGACCCCAAGGCCGATCCGGACAAGCTCTTCTTCATCAAGATCGACGAGTCCAAATGCATCGGCTGCGACAGTTGCATGGGCTACTGCCCCACCGGCGCCATCTACGGCGAGACCGGCGAACCCCACAATATCCCCCATGTCGAAGCCTGCATCAACTGCGGCCAGTGCCTCACCCACTGCCCGGTCTCGGCCATCTACGAAGAACAGTCCTGGGTTCCGGTCATCGAACAAAAGCTCAAGGATAAAAACGTCAAGGTCATCGCCATGCCGGCCCCGGCCGTGCGCTACGGCCTGGGCGACTGCTTCGGCATGCCCGTGGGCGCGGTGACCACGGACAAGATGCTCGGAGCCTTGCAAAAGCTCGGCTTCGACCACACCTGGGACAACGAGTGGACCGCCGACGTCACCATCTGGGAAGAAGGCTCGGAGTTCGTCGGCCGGCTCACCAAAAAGATCGACAAGCCCCTGCCCCAGTTCACCTCCTGCTGTCCCGGCTGGCACAAGTACGTCGAGACGTTTTATCCCGAGCTCTTCCCCCACATGTCCACCTGCAAGTCCCCCATCGGGATGCTCGGCTCCCTGGCCAAGACCTACGGCGCGGACACCATGAAATACAAGCGCGCCGACGTCTTCACCGTCTCCATCATGCCCTGCACGGCCAAGAAATACGAAGGCATGCGCCCGGCCAACTGGTCCAGCGGCTACCAGGACATCGACGCCACCATCGACACCCGCGAACTGGCCTACCTGTTCAAGAAAGCCGGCATCGACCTCAACACCGTGGCCCCGGGCCAGCGCGACGCGCTCATGGGCGAGTCCACCGGCGGCGCCACCATCTTCGGCGTCACCGGCGGCGTCATGGAGGCGGCCCTGCGCTACGCCTACCAGGCCGTCACCGGCAAGGCCCCAGAGAGCTGGGACTTCAAGGCCGTGCGTGGCCTTAAGGGCCTCAAGGAAGCCACGGTCAACGTGGGCGGCACGGACGTGAAGGTGGCCGTGGTCCATGGGGCCAAACGGTTCGCCGAGGTCTGCGAAGTGGTCAAGGCCGGCAAGTCGCCCTGGCATTTCATCGAGTTCATGGCCTGCCCGGGCGGTTGCGTCATGGGCGGCGGCCAGCCCATCATGCCTACCGTGCTGCAGTCCATGGATCGCCGCACCACCAAGTTCTACGCCTCGCTCAAAAAACGTCTGGCCCTGTACAACGAACAAAAAGCCTAA
- a CDS encoding FAD-dependent oxidoreductase, translating to MPQQVVIIGGVALGPKAACRFKRLQPESNVIMLDRSPRISYGGCGIPYYVSGEVSDITGLQSTAFHMVRDPEFFRDIKDVDARSETEVVAIDRAAKTVTARHLPTGREDVIPYDKLVMATGSSPRKLPIAGVDLPGVHTVDSLEAAEAIKKSVSAGGVGSVAVIGSGFIGLEMAVAFADMWGLDVTVIELFDQILPGVTGPTLSTMARKHMEEKGVVFRLAEQVKAIEGDGKVERVVTDKGEVEADLVILSVGVVPNSGLAKAAGLDVSPRGGVIVDEFMRTSDPDIYAGGDCVEVKNLVTGQPMYLPLGSMANRQGRVIGDNLAGGASRFEGVVGSWCVKLFDLAAAGTGLTQAQAERAGFNAVTTHITAVDRAHFYPEHALVSLELVAERGTKRVLGLQGVGTMGDALVGKINTVAAMLPHKPTVADVSNVEVAYSPPFASAMDILNTVANAADNILSGQNKGISVTEFAALWDNAASGVHIIDCRENPQGGPLVEKHPGRWHNIPQGQLRGRLNEVPKDKPVVLMCNTGARSYEALVTLADAGFQNVVSVEGGMAAVKAAGVDV from the coding sequence ATGCCGCAACAGGTCGTCATCATCGGGGGCGTCGCCCTTGGACCCAAGGCAGCCTGCCGCTTCAAGAGGCTTCAGCCCGAAAGCAACGTCATCATGCTCGACCGCAGTCCCCGCATCTCCTACGGCGGCTGCGGCATCCCCTACTACGTTTCCGGCGAGGTCAGCGACATCACCGGCCTGCAATCCACGGCCTTCCACATGGTGCGTGACCCGGAATTCTTCCGCGACATCAAGGACGTGGACGCCCGGTCCGAGACCGAGGTGGTGGCCATCGACCGCGCCGCCAAGACCGTGACCGCCCGCCATCTGCCCACCGGCCGCGAGGATGTCATCCCCTACGACAAGCTGGTCATGGCCACGGGCAGCAGCCCGCGCAAGCTGCCCATCGCCGGCGTCGATCTGCCGGGCGTGCACACCGTGGACAGCCTGGAAGCGGCCGAAGCCATCAAGAAATCCGTGTCCGCCGGGGGTGTGGGATCCGTCGCCGTCATCGGCTCGGGCTTCATTGGCCTGGAGATGGCCGTGGCCTTTGCCGACATGTGGGGCCTGGACGTCACGGTCATCGAACTGTTCGACCAGATCCTGCCCGGGGTCACCGGACCGACGCTGTCCACCATGGCCCGCAAGCACATGGAGGAAAAAGGCGTCGTCTTCCGTTTGGCCGAGCAGGTGAAAGCCATCGAGGGCGACGGCAAGGTGGAACGGGTCGTCACGGACAAGGGCGAGGTCGAGGCCGATCTGGTGATCCTGTCCGTGGGCGTCGTGCCCAATTCCGGCCTGGCCAAGGCAGCCGGACTGGACGTCTCGCCGCGCGGCGGCGTCATCGTGGACGAATTCATGCGCACTTCCGACCCGGACATCTATGCCGGCGGCGACTGCGTGGAAGTGAAAAACCTGGTCACCGGCCAGCCCATGTACCTGCCGCTCGGGTCCATGGCCAACCGGCAAGGCCGGGTCATCGGCGACAACCTGGCCGGCGGCGCGTCTCGTTTCGAGGGCGTGGTCGGCTCCTGGTGCGTCAAGCTCTTCGACCTGGCCGCGGCCGGCACGGGCCTGACCCAGGCCCAGGCCGAGCGGGCCGGCTTTAACGCCGTCACCACCCACATCACGGCCGTTGACCGGGCGCACTTTTATCCCGAACACGCCCTCGTTTCCCTGGAGCTGGTGGCCGAACGCGGCACGAAGCGCGTGTTGGGCCTTCAGGGAGTTGGGACCATGGGCGACGCCCTGGTCGGCAAAATCAACACCGTAGCCGCCATGTTGCCCCACAAGCCGACCGTGGCCGACGTGTCCAACGTGGAAGTGGCCTACTCGCCGCCCTTTGCCTCGGCCATGGATATTTTGAACACCGTGGCCAACGCGGCCGACAACATTCTGTCCGGCCAGAACAAGGGCATTTCCGTCACGGAATTCGCCGCCCTCTGGGACAACGCCGCAAGCGGCGTCCACATCATCGACTGCCGGGAAAATCCCCAGGGCGGCCCGCTGGTGGAGAAGCATCCCGGCCGCTGGCACAACATCCCGCAAGGCCAGCTGCGCGGACGCCTGAACGAGGTGCCCAAGGACAAGCCCGTGGTGCTTATGTGCAACACCGGCGCGCGCTCCTACGAGGCCCTGGTGACCCTGGCCGACGCCGGCTTCCAGAACGTGGTCAGCGTCGAAGGCGGCATGGCCGCGGTCAAGGCCGCTGGCGTGGACGTCTAG
- the rsmI gene encoding 16S rRNA (cytidine(1402)-2'-O)-methyltransferase — translation MDNDAHRQARLFIVATPLGNPGDCSPRAAATLAEAGVVLCEDTRRTGMLLKTLNVTAKRLMSFHEHNEEARLPQVLAILAEGQDVALVSDAGTPLLADPGYRLVRAAREAGFAVSPVPGPSAVPAALSAAGIAPYPFSFLGFLPRATSQARATLARFGATGATLVFFERKTRLAETLAAALEALGDRDCVICRELTKTYEEFLSGKLSDFAGRELELLGEVTVVVGPAKAGRSDEEQAQLVAAQEAAVGGKPKEVARRAAARLSGWTQKEVYAMLMGQETG, via the coding sequence ATGGACAACGACGCCCACAGGCAGGCAAGGCTTTTCATCGTGGCGACGCCGCTGGGCAATCCGGGCGACTGTTCGCCCCGGGCGGCGGCCACCCTGGCCGAGGCCGGGGTGGTCTTGTGCGAGGACACCCGGCGCACCGGGATGCTGCTCAAGACCCTGAATGTTACGGCCAAGCGGCTCATGAGCTTTCACGAGCACAACGAGGAGGCCCGACTGCCCCAGGTGCTGGCCATCTTGGCCGAGGGCCAGGACGTGGCCCTGGTCTCCGACGCCGGCACGCCGCTTTTGGCCGATCCCGGCTACCGGCTGGTGCGGGCCGCCCGGGAGGCCGGTTTCGCCGTCTCCCCCGTGCCCGGCCCCTCGGCCGTGCCGGCCGCCTTGTCGGCCGCCGGCATCGCGCCCTATCCATTTTCTTTTCTGGGTTTTTTGCCGCGCGCGACCTCCCAGGCCCGGGCCACCCTGGCCCGGTTCGGGGCCACCGGGGCGACGCTGGTTTTTTTCGAGCGCAAGACCCGGCTGGCCGAGACCCTGGCCGCCGCCCTGGAGGCCCTGGGCGACCGCGACTGCGTCATCTGCCGGGAACTGACCAAAACCTATGAAGAATTCCTTTCCGGCAAGCTCTCGGACTTTGCCGGCCGGGAGCTGGAGCTGCTCGGCGAGGTGACGGTGGTGGTGGGGCCGGCCAAGGCCGGGCGCTCGGACGAGGAGCAGGCGCAGCTGGTCGCCGCCCAGGAAGCGGCCGTGGGGGGCAAGCCCAAGGAGGTGGCCCGGCGTGCGGCGGCCCGGCTTTCGGGATGGACCCAGAAAGAGGTTTATGCCATGCTCATGGGCCAGGAAACCGGTTGA
- a CDS encoding iron hydrogenase small subunit yields MTFIASTRRGFLKAACVLTGGALIGLRMTGKAVAAARQLKDYMTDRIDGVYGADAKFPERASQQNGQVQTLYKNFLDHPMSHKAEQLLHTHWEDRSKNIKKLQTAGNYPNPRAKEFAGTTYPYE; encoded by the coding sequence ATGACTTTCATCGCTTCGACCCGTCGCGGCTTCCTCAAAGCCGCTTGCGTGCTTACCGGCGGCGCCCTCATAGGGCTTCGCATGACCGGCAAGGCCGTGGCCGCCGCCCGGCAGCTCAAGGACTACATGACCGACCGCATCGACGGCGTGTACGGGGCCGACGCCAAGTTCCCCGAGCGGGCCTCCCAGCAAAACGGTCAGGTCCAGACCTTGTACAAGAACTTCCTGGACCATCCCATGAGCCACAAGGCCGAGCAGCTTCTGCACACCCATTGGGAAGACCGCTCCAAGAACATCAAAAAACTCCAGACCGCCGGCAACTACCCCAACCCCCGGGCCAAGGAATTCGCCGGAACCACCTACCCCTACGAATAG
- a CDS encoding ABC transporter ATP-binding protein/permease — protein sequence MSATKRRFLADLWTLTKPYWKSEERLKSGLLLAVIVGMSLGIVYLNVLFNEWNNLFYNSLQEKNLDEFFRLFGRFAILATLFIIVAVYRIYLRQMLQIRWRRWLTERYAAMWLTHRNYYRLRFSPNGADNPDQRISEDIGGFVEQTLSLTLGFIESVVSLASFSVILWNLSGEIHILDIQLPGSMLWAAVLYAGFGSFLTHYIGRPLIRLNFLQQRYEADYRYNLVRVRENAEPIALYGGETQEAGNLSGRFSHVVANWWAIMRQQKRLTWFSAGYSQAAVLFPFLVAAPRYFSGAIQLGGLMQTASAFNHVQSSLSWFIEAYTQLAQWRATVDRLTGFAHALAELEAAKDAGFTRTPAPAGQALALTDASLSLPDGRRLLTDAALAVAPGERVMIAGPAGCGKSTLFRAIGGLWPYAAGTLALPAEGRSLFLPQKPYLPIASLAATVAYPDAPDIYGEARIAAVLTDCGLGHLIALLGEERHWSQELSSGEQQRLGFARAILLAPDRLFCDEASSALDEASQKELYGLLVERLPKTTIVSIAHRPSLAAFHHRVVRFVPTDPAAAESVYRLEAATA from the coding sequence ATGTCCGCAACCAAACGGCGCTTTCTGGCCGATCTCTGGACGCTGACCAAGCCCTATTGGAAAAGCGAGGAGCGCCTGAAATCCGGCCTGCTCCTTGCCGTCATCGTCGGCATGAGCCTGGGCATCGTCTATCTCAACGTGCTGTTCAACGAATGGAACAACCTCTTTTACAATTCGCTCCAGGAAAAAAATCTCGACGAGTTCTTCCGCCTCTTCGGCCGCTTCGCCATCCTGGCCACCCTGTTCATCATCGTGGCCGTGTATCGGATCTATCTGCGCCAGATGCTGCAAATCCGCTGGCGGCGCTGGCTCACCGAACGCTACGCCGCCATGTGGCTGACCCACCGCAACTACTACCGCCTGCGCTTCTCCCCAAACGGAGCCGACAACCCCGACCAGCGCATCAGCGAGGACATCGGCGGCTTCGTCGAACAAACGCTCTCCCTGACCCTGGGCTTTATCGAATCCGTGGTTTCCCTGGCCTCGTTTTCCGTCATCCTGTGGAACCTCTCGGGCGAGATCCACATCCTGGACATCCAACTGCCCGGCTCCATGCTCTGGGCCGCCGTGCTCTACGCCGGATTTGGCTCGTTTCTCACCCACTACATCGGCCGGCCGCTCATTCGCCTCAACTTCCTCCAGCAGCGCTACGAGGCCGACTACCGCTACAATCTCGTGCGTGTGCGCGAAAACGCCGAACCCATCGCCCTTTACGGCGGCGAAACCCAGGAAGCCGGCAATCTCTCCGGCCGCTTCAGCCACGTGGTCGCCAACTGGTGGGCCATCATGCGCCAGCAAAAGCGCCTGACCTGGTTTTCCGCCGGCTACTCCCAGGCCGCCGTCCTGTTCCCCTTCCTGGTGGCCGCGCCGCGCTATTTCTCCGGGGCCATCCAGCTCGGCGGCCTCATGCAGACCGCCTCGGCCTTCAACCACGTCCAATCGTCCCTGTCCTGGTTCATCGAAGCCTACACCCAGCTGGCCCAGTGGCGCGCCACCGTGGATCGACTCACCGGCTTCGCCCACGCCCTGGCCGAACTCGAAGCGGCCAAGGACGCCGGTTTTACCCGCACCCCCGCCCCGGCCGGCCAAGCCCTGGCCCTGACGGACGCCAGCCTGTCGCTGCCCGACGGCCGCAGGCTGCTCACCGACGCCGCCCTGGCCGTGGCCCCGGGCGAACGCGTCATGATCGCCGGCCCGGCCGGCTGCGGCAAATCCACGCTCTTTCGGGCCATCGGCGGCCTGTGGCCCTACGCCGCCGGAACCCTGGCCCTGCCGGCCGAGGGCCGCAGCCTATTTTTGCCCCAAAAACCCTACCTGCCCATCGCCTCCCTGGCCGCCACGGTGGCCTACCCCGACGCCCCGGATATCTACGGCGAGGCGCGCATCGCCGCCGTGCTCACCGACTGCGGCCTGGGCCATCTGATTGCGCTGCTGGGCGAGGAACGCCACTGGAGCCAGGAGCTGTCCTCGGGCGAACAGCAACGCCTGGGCTTTGCCCGGGCCATCCTGCTGGCCCCGGACCGGCTTTTCTGCGACGAAGCCTCATCGGCCTTGGACGAAGCCTCCCAGAAGGAACTCTACGGCCTGCTGGTGGAGCGTCTGCCCAAGACCACCATCGTGAGCATCGCCCACCGGCCGTCCCTTGCCGCCTTCCACCACCGCGTCGTGCGTTTCGTGCCCACCGATCCGGCCGCCGCCGAATCTGTCTACCGCCTGGAAGCCGCCACCGCATGA